DNA sequence from the Alteribacter lacisalsi genome:
GTCCTACTAAAATTAGCAATATAAGATTCTTTTATTTTGGCATTAATTAAGGATATATCAACTTCGAACTTTTCAGGTGGTGTATAAATCATATGCCTTTCTTTAACTCTATTCTTATCAAGAGTGTAGTTTGTTTTAAAGGGTTGTTTTTGAAGCCAAGTAGTAAGGTGTGTTGTATTAAATTCTATTGAATTGAAGTACAATTCTTCTTCTGATTTAAAATATCCACCAGTAATGAATTTGTCAACTCCATAAGTACCAGTGTCGTAACCAGGATAGCTAATATTTGACTTTCTCTCCATAACCTTTATTAACGTAAACATCTCTCCTTTATTTGACATTCCGTGAATATATTCAAAAACTCTTACTTCATGAGTGTGGATAAATTGTTCGTTAAATGAACCATTTAATTCTAATTCTATTTTTTCTGAACTATAATACAGAAACCCTGCAACTTTCTTATCTGAATCAGGCAACCACCAAAGCCCTTTAATTTTAAATTTATCTTCTAAGTCATGTTTTTCTGCTTTAACATCAGACAAATAGAAGAACCTCCTTTTATAAATCATATTTAAATTCGTATATACACACTAATAATTTTTAACTTCATTCCTGTACACCAATCATATTACCTTTTTTTAACCCTTTAAAATCTGGATGCTTAACATTATCCCACCAGAACAATATCTTAAATTTTTCTGGAAGATTATCTTCAATTTCCTTAATGAAATTAATATTCGATTCTAGCACAGTAGCTAAATCATTATAACTTGTAGTAATTAATGGTAAAAGGTCCGACATTTCCTGTTCATTGTGAAAAGCAGATGGGTGTATAAATTTATTTCTTACTTTATTGAATTTTGAGTACTCCTTTAATTTTGTATTTAAGTGTTTTCTTTTCTCTGGCATAAATTCGGGTATTACAATTCTCTTTATTACGACTTCGTCCTCGACTCTATCTTGTTGTAAAATTGTTTTGGCTGATTCTGTTTTAGGAGTATAACCACTTTGTTTTATGTTGTAAAACAAGTAATATAAATATGATTCTGCAAACGTTATTGAACCTATCCATAAAGTTCTTACAAGTGCGTCCATTTCATACTTTAATTTTTTATTATCAGTGCTATACTGTATCTCTAATTTTGAGACATTTGGTTCCGAAAACATACCAAGTTTAAATGCTTCTCTTTTTTCTACATAAATATTCCATGTATTAACTAAATCGGAGTATGTGAAGAAATCAGGAAAGGTTGGTATCATTCCTCTTACTAAGTTTATCTCTATCCAGTGATGGGGTTGTATGTTTGGGTGCGTTTTCTGATAAAATCTTTTCACATCAAAAATGTCTTCCAATTTCCTGACCTCTAATAGACAGGTTCCGTGCTTTTTTGTACTAAGTACAATCTCACGAAACAAGTTTATAACCTTATCCACTGTTTTGTACTCTTTAGGGTTATGATAAAAAGCATTATTGAAGCTATTCTCCACCATATACTTAAAATACTCTAAACTATTATCAGACTTATATTCTTCTGGATTTTGTAATATGTGTTCTGCTATTCCAAAATTTAAAGTTTGACCATCTGACATTTGTTCATTTGCACAAATATTTAAGAAAATTGCTGTCATAGAATACTTATAACACTTTTTAGGTTTTCCAGAGAGTTTTTGTATTGTTTTACCACTTAACATTTTATCTAATTTACTTGTTATTTCACTAATTTTCATTTTCAACGACTCCACTTTAAGTATTTAAAATCATTTATAACTCTCGTTTAATACTTCTATCAAAATGTAAGCTTTCTATTGTGAAACAATGAATTACATTTAGTGCCGACTCTTTAAGTCAGGTTCAAGGTTTAGTTTTTAAATCTTTAAGCTTATCGGACTGTTCTATTTTATCTAATCTATTGTTAACGCTATTAAATTCCTCTCTCATATCTTCACCTATTTCCTTAATGTTCTCTTCTAGTTTTTCTAATGCCTTTCTTAGTAGTTCACTTTCATTAATGTTTTCAAATTCTTCTTCTTCCCATTCCTCTTGAAAGAAGTAATTCATGGGAACATTAAGGGCTTCTGATAGCTTATATAAAAAGGATAAATTAGGTGTTTTTTGTCCACTTTCAATTCTAGATATATGTGTAAAACTTGTGTCAATCCTATCACCTAGTCCCCGCAAACTATACCCTTTCTTAATTCTTAGTTTCTTTATTCTCTCACCTAACTCTTTCACACGAAGTACCCCCACCCATTTCAAATTCTACTTTTCTCTTTAACCAAATTCTAGCACATATTACTGATTTTGATGTTGATTCTTTTGTGTTTTTGTCGCTGAATGGGGTGGCTTAACGTGGACAACGGTGGACACAAAAATGACTACCTTCTAACCAACAATATGATGTTGGCAAGAAAGTAGCCGTTATAATACTGAATGGTAATGGAAAACTGTGGTTTCCGTATGTATCACCCTAGTTAAACGCTTGAATTTCTTCAACACTGAACTTTTTACATACAAAGCTTGTCCTGTATGCTGGTGTTTGTTCAGTGCTACCCATACCGTAGTATGCCAAGCAACCGCCGAACCGTTTATGGTCGTTCGCACCTAGACTTCTCACAACAGAAACTAGGAACTGTTACATGTGAGAACGCTGAAGTTATTGCATCGGATTCAGCTTACCTTTCAGGTTATTTTTTCTTGCTATTCATGGCATCCAGCAAGTGAACAGTAATCAGTATCAAAAAGCCATTACTTAACAAGCCTTGCATCATCAATTTTTTTCAGATAAAATGAAGGTTGATTATGGGCTGATTAGTGTTCAGCTATTCAGTTTATACGTGCTTCAAATGGTCACCTATGGCAGTAGGTGGCTTTTTTCTTACCTCTTTTGCTTCTTCACGAATTTGTTTTTCCATTCAAGTAAAGCTTCTTTATATTCCTCTGTCCCTTTGCCATCAATCAATACTTTGTTTATTTCTTTCGTATACCAGGCAATAGCTTTTATTCTTGGAGTAGTCTCGATATCAGGAAAACTATTCATTAGGTATTTCTCCTTTCAAGCATCTTTAATGGGGAAAATGTTTTGTGTTTCTCTCTAACGTCAACGCCGAACAAGTTCACATAAGTTTTAACTATTTCCATGCTGGTGTGGCCTAATATTGTTTGAAGTTCAAATATGTTAGCCCCTTGTTGAACACTTAGCTTTGCAAACGTATGTCTGAACGTGTGGCAGCTACATCTCACACCTTTTATTCCGGCTAACCTTCCATACTTTTCTACCCTTACCTGAATACCTCTTCTAGTTAATGGGGTGCCATCGATTGTAATAAAAAGCGAATCAGTTGATACTGCACCTCTAACAGCAATGTACTTTTTCAACTGTTGTTTCATCACCTTTTGAATGGGCACTAACCGTTCCCTGTAACTTTTGGCATTTCTTATACACACCAAGTTATCTTCCCAACGAATATCAGCTATTGATAAGCCAGTCATTTCATTAACCCTTATACCGGTTTCAAGAAACAGCATCATTAACGTGTAATCTCTGTAACCTGTGAAAGTGGTTAAGTCCGGTTGCTTTAACAGCTTGTTGAGTTCCTCTTTTGTAAAAGTAGGAATCACACGTTTTCTGTCCTTCATCATCTGAATGTTCTTCATGGGATTTGTCGGTATCAGCTTCTGACTGTACAGGAACTTATAAAAAGCCCGTAAAGCCCGTAATCGTGTGTTTATTGTAACTGGCTTACATCCACGGT
Encoded proteins:
- a CDS encoding basic helix-loop-helix domain-containing protein; the encoded protein is MKISEITSKLDKMLSGKTIQKLSGKPKKCYKYSMTAIFLNICANEQMSDGQTLNFGIAEHILQNPEEYKSDNSLEYFKYMVENSFNNAFYHNPKEYKTVDKVINLFREIVLSTKKHGTCLLEVRKLEDIFDVKRFYQKTHPNIQPHHWIEINLVRGMIPTFPDFFTYSDLVNTWNIYVEKREAFKLGMFSEPNVSKLEIQYSTDNKKLKYEMDALVRTLWIGSITFAESYLYYLFYNIKQSGYTPKTESAKTILQQDRVEDEVVIKRIVIPEFMPEKRKHLNTKLKEYSKFNKVRNKFIHPSAFHNEQEMSDLLPLITTSYNDLATVLESNINFIKEIEDNLPEKFKILFWWDNVKHPDFKGLKKGNMIGVQE
- a CDS encoding helix-turn-helix domain-containing protein, whose product is MKELGERIKKLRIKKGYSLRGLGDRIDTSFTHISRIESGQKTPNLSFLYKLSEALNVPMNYFFQEEWEEEEFENINESELLRKALEKLEENIKEIGEDMREEFNSVNNRLDKIEQSDKLKDLKTKP
- a CDS encoding tyrosine-type recombinase/integrase, yielding MVRRSNNLTDKELTVVRDKTRNYVESFEEAMSIFEQNCELRNLRPDTVKYYRREVSAFLNILTEQGIDLERFKPSDVTEEHIKMNLILYMKNYRGCKPVTINTRLRALRAFYKFLYSQKLIPTNPMKNIQMMKDRKRVIPTFTKEELNKLLKQPDLTTFTGYRDYTLMMLFLETGIRVNEMTGLSIADIRWEDNLVCIRNAKSYRERLVPIQKVMKQQLKKYIAVRGAVSTDSLFITIDGTPLTRRGIQVRVEKYGRLAGIKGVRCSCHTFRHTFAKLSVQQGANIFELQTILGHTSMEIVKTYVNLFGVDVREKHKTFSPLKMLERRNT